The DNA region ATATAACAAGTAACAAGAAAAAAGTCaaaggtgaaaactcaagtgcaTTCAATTTCAcggtgaagttgatagttgaaagccgttagatgaaaattgagtcaaattaatcaaattatctaatgactctcaattattaacttcacgtgaagtcgactgcacttaAGTTTCCACCAAAGTCAAAACTAGAAAACTTATTAACTGATGAGTTCTTTCTAGCCAATATAAAAGATACCATTTCCAATACAAATAATGAATATGCTGAACTTGTGCAGAATGAAGATACAAATTTAGAAACGCAGCAAGCAAGACCAACTCCCTCTCCTTATATAATGTGAAAAATGCTTATCAAAAAGTATATTTCTTAATcataaagataatataatgattCCCTTTAATAGACAATAATAACGAGCACATCAAGTGCCTCACTCGACAAAGATGGACAAGGTTGTAGCTGATTCTTCAAGTCAGAATGTACACTCTTCTTGGTTGGTAGCAAATTGCATTACATTGAAAAAGCCGACTTTACAATATAATAGCTATATATTTAGTGGCGGTTCTACATGGTTACATCCGTCACAATATCCTTAGTTTAGTTTCCTCTtctttcatatatttttaatttaatcccATGCCTTAGTTTATGAGCATTTAGCTAACGATATGATCACAATCTCGCTTAGTTATTCTCTAGAAAAATTCTCGTGGATTTGTAACAACAACAAAACCAGCCTGTTTGGGATATACCAAGTTacgttctttttgttttttattgtttgatTTTACGAGGTTTATTAATAATTATCGTGGTGTTTGTTCGAAAATGTTAATAGAGAAGTATAATCAATTAGCTTAACATTAGCCATGGAAAATAATGAGAGACTAATATGGATTTTAGGCTGCCTTTGTTTCCAGAGACGGGACTGAGACAAGGACACGGAAATACAAAATCGTGTTTAACAGATGAGACATGGACAGAAATATTGTGTTCaggacactgaattagtgtattttgtgttcaTCCTCATAGGAAGGACACAGAAACACTAACAAgagatacaacttatttttttatatttttttcattattcttgttaattttttataattatattttttattattatatttttttctcaaatttgttgaataaaaaaaaagaataaattagatgttcataatttgttctagatTACCATTAAACAGAatataagaacacaaaattttgtgtttttgtccTTTGTATCTTATTTTGAGTGTTTTATCTTGTCCTCTTCtcaaaaacaaacgcagccttagcTATTATTATTGTTGTCACACTATGAGTGCAATATGTATCCAAAGCATCTCTTTAGAAATCTTGAGAAATGATATCTTTTAGTGGTAAGAATTAAATAAACTGAATAATACAGTCAATGAAGTACTAAAAAAATGTCACTGAAAAGAGCATTTTGTTGTTATGTTTTCCTTTCCATATTAATTATGTCAACGGTTCACACCATAATATACACATATAAGTTAAGATGATGGAGAAAATTGTActatatatgatatgatatgatgcaTTATTGTACTCCTGGTTGCTTCTACTTCTGTCTCTCATCAACTTGACTCAGCAAATGTCTCAAATTATCTGATAGAAAATTTCAAGTAACAACTGTATAATCATTTTTGTTGGGGCTGGGTTGAGTTGTTGAGTTCATTTTGATTCAATTTACTCTCCTTCACCTTTTCAAATAGTATAGAAAAATGAATAAACTGATGTAGCAAAGAGAGTTACAtttcttattttagtttatgGTTCCATGTGAATTGTGAAATCCGAATTCCTCAAGATAAGTATATTGGTGTGTAAACATAGCTTGATTGTTGAATCCTGTCACTGTTAGTTAACTAAAATAATCTTGAGTTTATCTCTAGATGCAAATGTTGAATATAAAACAAATGGTAACTGTCTTTATGTAATGATGTCGCTGTAAACAAAATTGAATTCAAAATCATTAGCATAATCAATGATTTGCATGACCATCATCATCTAAACTAATAAGGCAAAAGTACACCAAAAAAATATCTCAACCGGTTTCCTGTGCAAAGAATGCTTGACCTTGACTATTGTTTCTAGTgtgaagggaaaaaaaaaataaaaaataacacattTTTGGGGAGAAGAGGGGGTGGGGGATATGAATCAGTAGTTTAGCAAAGAGTACTTTATCCTCAGTACAATTTTTCCTTTGTCAACTCCAAGCTTAGCACCAGTAACTAACCAATGACCAGGAATATCTTGGGGCCCTTTTGACATTTCTGTCATGTCCACAATTTTGGCTAATTTTCCAATATGAATTGAACTATCTTCCTTCTTATCTTCAGAGGCTTTCTTTGCTACTGATGATGATGCGCCATCGGATCTTTGTGCTGCGGGAGTAGAGGGGTTATGATCCCATACAGATCGCCGTATCGTGCATCCTGGAACCTTGGAGAAGAGGAGCTTGAGGTGCAAAACATTTTTGGCACCAAAGTCCCAAACACCAAGCTGTGCTCCTGTGACAATGTGGACACCAGAGAGGTCGCCAATGCTAGTCTCAGTGTACTCGATTGGAGCGGTGCTTACGTGGGAGAAGTTCTTCCATTTAATTGGCTCAAACCACCGGCTGTCCTGCTCTTCAGGACCATGCCACTTGGGAGCACCTATGGCCATGTGTGTGTCCCAATGAGGTTGAAGGTTTTTCGGGAGCGAGACTAAATGCTGCAAATGAATCGCGAGACGATTCAGTTTGGTGCCTTCTAAGCTAAGTCTTAGCCCAGTGACAGGTTTTCGTCCAACAGTTACCTGCACACCAAGTCTTGTTATTGGCTAGGAAGAAATATACCAAAGGTTTGTGATGTATAATTTACAATGCCACCAACAATGTGATTGTGGAATCATAAGCTTAGTTCAACAGTTTTATAACTTGGTTGCAACATATTAAAGATTAATGCTGATACATCTATCCAAAAGAACATGAATAAGGTAGTTAGCAATACAGAATAAAATGACAGTTTTAGCACCTATCCTATGTTCTTAAAATGTGCATGATCCTTTTCGTCATAATTTGATTGCGATGTTCAATCAAGTAGGATTTTAGTAAACATTAACAATACCTGATCTGGACTGACATAAAGCTTTGGTCCCATCAAGCTGAAATGGAGGGTCGGACAGACGGGCTCCTTTCTTTGTAGATTGTTCTGCTCCGGTGCCCAAGCGCGAGTAATTTGGAAATCCAAGAAATACTGTAGATCTTCAATGGGTGGTTTGTCTGGTGGATATAGAAGAGTGGTGAATTACAATAACATATGGTTCTACTTCTAAGTACTGCTAATCACACTTGTCGAGCAAACTGTCCATAACCAATGCATTTAACAACAGAGTAATCATTGTATCAATAATTTGATTAAGACTTACACTCAAGATATAGATCAATAGCACGGCTCAAATGCTTTACACCGGGCACTCCTTCAAGAAGGGAAACAATTGGAGTAAATGTCATGTTAATGATATCGGGTGCCGATTTAACAGTCTCCACCCATTTAGTGTGACTTTGCTCAAGATCATCACCTCCTCTCCTCCTAAAAATCACAGTAACATCCTGTAGCAACAAAATGAAAGATCACTTCACTCAGATTCCTATATTTTCTACATTACATCAGTGACTCAATGATTTTCAAAGGGAGAATGAAATaggaagaaaataacaaaattagtGCAACAAAGCTAGGCAGCAATGTATTTGCATAAGAAAAATGTGAGTAATAATGGGAACATGGCATTTCTTAAAACTAACCTTCTCCTTGTACTTTAAAGGACCAGAACCAGATGTGTTTTTGACATCAAGAAACCTATCATTTCCAATGTCATTTAAGTAGTTCTCAATGTCTGAGGCAGACAAACTAGATGAATGGTGCTGCCTGATATACACTACGTCTCTTCCGCCAACTGTTGCAGATGTAACAATGTGGGTACCATAATTCTCAATAAAACTGAGAAGAATAAAGGGCAGAGGTTTCTGATTAGAACTTGAATATATAACTCTTCCTTTTTGGATTTTTGAGGGAAAAGGAACCAAGTATTTTGGACAATAAATTTAAGTCATGACAAAAATGCCTTGTAATATCTACTGTCATAATACTGCAACCAAGAAAAATTCCACTGCCTTTTGTACAATATAATGGGACGACATCCGCGGCATACAACATTTTGTCATTGTCAGACCTAACAAGCCAAAACCATTGCCTAGAGCAAAAGTAACTAGATTTTATCTACAGGAAAAGATAAGAGTTTGGTTTACCTTGCCAAGGAAGCTGGATCCCAAGAGTAAGGAACAGCGCGTTTGACTTGATCATTCAAATCCAAACTTAGTTTGGTTAATTTAACTTCAACCAGTGGAATGAAATATCCAATCATGGCAAGGGATTTGGTGGCTGCAGCATCAACCGTCCAGGAGCCAGTAAAATTGAACATGGAATTAAAACTTCCAAGTGGAATTTGTCCTTTAACGCCTGATTTCTCATTGAAATATTTCGCCATCTGAAAAATTCAGTCATCAAATAAGGCCACCACAACTTCTAAATTGGTTATACAACAAGCCTGCATCTTTCATTTCTAAGAAAACAAGAACAATTGTTATAGGAAAAATAATACATTACGATAACTAGgcattattttctatttatatggAAAGATTATATTATCAGGACAATGTAACAAAACAGTCTCAACCATCACTTGTCAAAACAAAGTTCCTCATTATTATCATCACTCGTGCACATTAATGTATCATAGTCTCATGCCATGTCTTTTTCAGGTCCCTCTTCCCctttttgtttggcatcacactTGGATTCCACATCTTACCAGGGCCTGCAAATTCCTGTTACATATTATGAACTACTACACTTCAATACTTCTAAAGAATTTGGGAACTTGCTGCTCCATTTGCCAGATTCATGGATACTTATAAATAAATCCAATTTTTCAATCCTTAAAAGAATTCAACATTCTACTCCCAGAATAATATTCAAACAAATTTCTACATCCTCTCAGGCCGATATACTGGTTCGAGATTAGGACAAACAACAGAACCATATTTGGTAGAAATTTTGCTATAAATTTGCAATGCTTGTAAGACAAAATGAAGTTTTGTCAGAGCTTGAGAAAAACAATTTACAGTTGTCAAGTGCCAACCAACTTAAGATGATAGGGTCTAATTCAAATAAGTGTATTGCTTCAGGTCCATCATTTGGCAAGAATAAAAAATGCAACTTGGGAGGCCACATAAAGATTTCACTTTAACTATCCGGTTCTTATTTCAGGAAATCAATGACATAGAGCCACTTTAATTGCTACAAACCACATCTTCATATGTCATAAACCCCCACCCTATTCCAAGTGATATATCCAGCAAATGCAGCAAGGAACAGAAGATTCCATATTAGATTGAGTTGGGTAACGAATCAAGAAAACACAGTCCAACACATtgaccaacccaccaaccaaccAAAAAACAGTAACAATAGAGAACAGGGAAAAATGAGCCAAAAAAAGGGGAAATTCTTATATGCCCAGGTTGCCCTTTTCCTTCATTTCTAAGAAGAAATTCCCCAGAAGCaaaacaaatcaaaatcaaaatctagAAACCATATAAAAATAATTCACCTCATGGAAGCTACACACAGGGGTCTTGTTTATATCACCCTTGCCATTCCCATAGGAGCAATCAATGTCCACAGAAACATTGGGAACAAGAACACCATGGGAAACAGCAAGATCCCTTGTATTCCCCTCATCAAGATGAACAAGCCTCGACCCTGGTGCCCCTTTGCAGTATAGAAGCCTAATATCAGATGTTACATCAAAGCCACGACCCAAagcttggattgaatttgcaagtGTGGCTGCCAGTGAATCAGAGCTCCTCAATGAAACCGATGGGTCTTCCATCATCATGGTCAAAGAACataagaagagaaagaaggaggTGTTGGAATTGGTGAAGcggtgatgatgatgaagtaGTAGAAGAATATGAGCAATAACAACAGCATTTGATGTTATGTGctcacaagaagaagaagaagaacatggctttgtttttttctttgaaGGTTGGACCTTGTAGTTGTTGTTGGTGAGCTTCG from Arachis hypogaea cultivar Tifrunner chromosome 10, arahy.Tifrunner.gnm2.J5K5, whole genome shotgun sequence includes:
- the LOC112714395 gene encoding MACPF domain-containing protein CAD1 isoform X1, whose product is MMMEDPSVSLRSSDSLAATLANSIQALGRGFDVTSDIRLLYCKGAPGSRLVHLDEGNTRDLAVSHGVLVPNVSVDIDCSYGNGKGDINKTPVCSFHEMAKYFNEKSGVKGQIPLGSFNSMFNFTGSWTVDAAATKSLAMIGYFIPLVEVKLTKLSLDLNDQVKRAVPYSWDPASLASFIENYGTHIVTSATVGGRDVVYIRQHHSSSLSASDIENYLNDIGNDRFLDVKNTSGSGPLKYKEKDVTVIFRRRGGDDLEQSHTKWVETVKSAPDIINMTFTPIVSLLEGVPGVKHLSRAIDLYLEYKPPIEDLQYFLDFQITRAWAPEQNNLQRKEPVCPTLHFSLMGPKLYVSPDQVTVGRKPVTGLRLSLEGTKLNRLAIHLQHLVSLPKNLQPHWDTHMAIGAPKWHGPEEQDSRWFEPIKWKNFSHVSTAPIEYTETSIGDLSGVHIVTGAQLGVWDFGAKNVLHLKLLFSKVPGCTIRRSVWDHNPSTPAAQRSDGASSSVAKKASEDKKEDSSIHIGKLAKIVDMTEMSKGPQDIPGHWLVTGAKLGVDKGKIVLRIKYSLLNY
- the LOC112714395 gene encoding MACPF domain-containing protein CAD1 isoform X2 — its product is MAKYFNEKSGVKGQIPLGSFNSMFNFTGSWTVDAAATKSLAMIGYFIPLVEVKLTKLSLDLNDQVKRAVPYSWDPASLASFIENYGTHIVTSATVGGRDVVYIRQHHSSSLSASDIENYLNDIGNDRFLDVKNTSGSGPLKYKEKDVTVIFRRRGGDDLEQSHTKWVETVKSAPDIINMTFTPIVSLLEGVPGVKHLSRAIDLYLEYKPPIEDLQYFLDFQITRAWAPEQNNLQRKEPVCPTLHFSLMGPKLYVSPDQVTVGRKPVTGLRLSLEGTKLNRLAIHLQHLVSLPKNLQPHWDTHMAIGAPKWHGPEEQDSRWFEPIKWKNFSHVSTAPIEYTETSIGDLSGVHIVTGAQLGVWDFGAKNVLHLKLLFSKVPGCTIRRSVWDHNPSTPAAQRSDGASSSVAKKASEDKKEDSSIHIGKLAKIVDMTEMSKGPQDIPGHWLVTGAKLGVDKGKIVLRIKYSLLNY